In the Desulfurispira natronophila genome, TTGCTGCAGCCTTCGGCAATTTTCAGATAGGCTGTATAGAAAGGAGTAGTCAGGAGGCGATTGCCAGGGAGTTGACCGTCGTAACGGCGAGGGAAAAAGTTCTGCAGTTTTAATTCCAGCCGCTGGGGCAGGGCCTCCATGCTGGCAGGACTGGTATCCACAAAGATGTCGACTTCAGGCAGTTCTTGATGCAGCTCTTTCTCGTGCAGGGTCACCAGGCAGCCTGCCACGATCAGCACCTGGCACTGGCCCTCCTCTTTGTAGCGGCAGTGCTCCACGATGGCATCTATGGATTCGTTTTTGGCGTCCAGAATAAAGCCGCATGTGTTAATAAAAATAATGTCTGCACTGGCGGGATTGTCCACCGGGTGTACGGGACGCTGCAGAAGTCCTGCCAGCATATGTTCGGTGTCCACGAGGTTTTTGGCACAGCCCAGGCTGAGCGTGTAGAGTTGGTACACGGCCTATACTCCCTTGTTGCTACGTTTGGTCATATTGGCGGTCACCACGATGCGCATGGCCTCCTCAACTCCAATATCCAGATTTTTCAAACGGGAGTGATCCACATAAACGGTAAAACCGCCGATCTGGTAGCTCAAAGGGATATAGACCGCTACTTCATCGGGATTGTCCGAGCCAATGGTTTGCCCACCCTTTTGGTCAGTAATAAAGCCAATGAGTTTCATGCCCTGTACATCTACTGTAACCACCGAGCCAAATTCTTTTTTGCTGTTGGCCTTGGAAACAAAGGTCATCAGATCCTTAAGACCGGTAATGGCAGTTTTGACGAGAGGGATGCGTTGCAGCAAGCTTTCGCTGTACTCGATGATAATGCGGAACAGGTAGAGGTTGACAGTCCAGCCGATAAACAGCAACACACCGACGCTGGCCAAAATCCCCAAGCCAGGAAAGTAGAGCAGATCGGGCAAAAAATAGCGCAAAATGCCACCAATAAAACTCTCAATTGTTGTTACTAGCCAAAAAATTAAGTAGAGGGTCAGGGCCAGGGGAAGAACCAGGCCCAGCCCCTTGAATGATCTTTTGAGCCACTCTTTCATGTATTACTCCTTAATGTTAGTGCAGCTGCGTGCAATACCCGGCTCCTCCCAGAGAGAGGGCAAGCGAAGTGGTACGGTTTATGGGATTTTTCTGTTTTCTTGCCCATGTTTTCGCGCACAGTTTGCCAGGTGCCGAAATAGTGCCCGCTGAGCGGGCCGATAAAAGAGGTACTCGGGATGCCACTGTACTCCCAACACGAAGGTGTGATCTTGGCTTTCGATAGCTTGTACTACTTGCTGTTCTTCGCGAGCGCTGATGACCATAGCCTGGCCCAGTGTGTTGATAGCTTGGTCGTGCAGGGAATTTACCCACTGTACAGGACTTCCCATTAGCTGGCTCAGGCAGGTTTGAGGCGTTACTACAATTTTTTTACGTGGGAGAACCGAGTATAATCGGGGAACTTCACCATAAAAACTGGATAGGTCGCGAAAAAGCGTACCACCACTGACGATATTTATAAGCTGTGCTCCACGACATATGCCAAGGATGGGGATGTCCTGCTCGAGGGCAGTGCGAATCAGAGATGTTTCCAGCATGTCACGGGCACTGTCAAACTGTCGAGGGTTTTTGGTGCTGAGCAGGCGCCGGGCGACAAAAAGGAGGGGAGCGATCAAGAGGGATATGAGCTGAGAGCCCAGGGCAGGTCGCTGGTCCTCTTCACCGGCACTTTCGATCAGTAACAGCTCTTCGTTATCCACGGGGTCGCCGTAGAGAGATGGGTCAACATCGGCTCCGCCGCCAATAATAATGCCATCCAGCACGTCGGCACCCACGGGTCGCATTGGGGTCAGGCGCAAGGGAATGCCTCCTCCCAGGCGCACACAGAGGTTGGTGCACCACCAGGCGGCCAATCCCCCTTTTTGCGGTCCGGTGACTCCGATAATGGGGCGTTTGTGGCGACGCTTTACTTGAGCCAATCGTCCACCCGTGCAGGCCACTGCCACTGTATAACACTGAAGGTCTTTTCCATAAGCTCCAGCAACTCAGCTGCCATAGATCTGAGCTTCTGTGGCTCCTCCACCAGACGTTCAACCTGGACCCAGTAACTCCACTCCCGGGCAATGGACCAGTTTGGATCATCGATGAGGCTGTTGGGCAAGCGATAGTGAAAGGTGGGACGGCCTTGGGTCAAGCCTTTTTCAATAGGATACGCCTCCACAATTTCCGGATGCAGGTACATAAAGAGTGGCAGCATGTCCAGGGGGCGGTTCCGGGTGGGGTTGTGCTGCATATAGTCTCGTATAAGTTTATCCAGTGGAGGCTCGTATTGCTGATCGAGTACGAGCTTGATGTAGTCAGCAGGAAATTCATCGATGTAAGGTGTTACCCGTCGACTAAAGTCAATATGAGAGTTTTTGAATATCCAAGGGTAGAGTACCAAGAACGAGCGTAGGCTATCACGGATGTAATCGGGTTCAAGGGACGCAAGCTCTGGGTTGAAGTGGAGTCCAAAGGCGTAGCGCAGGGCTGACTTACTCCCCAGGGCTCGCCTGAGGCGCAGTCGCTCGCGCAGCTCTTCTATTTCCCCGAGAGAATCAAGTGGCAGGGGAGGGCTCACCATTTCGTAAGGGACAACCCAGGAGGCGACGTCGGATAGTAGCTCTTCCAGGTTTTCTCCCAAGGGCAAGCTTTTTGGATCCACCCCCATTTTTTGCATCAAAGTGACATATTTTTGC is a window encoding:
- a CDS encoding amidoligase family protein; protein product: MKKSLPLPSRLTTDENNVRRVGVEIEFTNLDPIQVVEEIIAIWGGSHQIKNPFVHHVKDTSRGDFVVELDSSLLNSQKYVTLMQKMGVDPKSLPLGENLEELLSDVASWVVPYEMVSPPLPLDSLGEIEELRERLRLRRALGSKSALRYAFGLHFNPELASLEPDYIRDSLRSFLVLYPWIFKNSHIDFSRRVTPYIDEFPADYIKLVLDQQYEPPLDKLIRDYMQHNPTRNRPLDMLPLFMYLHPEIVEAYPIEKGLTQGRPTFHYRLPNSLIDDPNWSIAREWSYWVQVERLVEEPQKLRSMAAELLELMEKTFSVIQWQWPARVDDWLK
- a CDS encoding DUF502 domain-containing protein; protein product: MKEWLKRSFKGLGLVLPLALTLYLIFWLVTTIESFIGGILRYFLPDLLYFPGLGILASVGVLLFIGWTVNLYLFRIIIEYSESLLQRIPLVKTAITGLKDLMTFVSKANSKKEFGSVVTVDVQGMKLIGFITDQKGGQTIGSDNPDEVAVYIPLSYQIGGFTVYVDHSRLKNLDIGVEEAMRIVVTANMTKRSNKGV
- a CDS encoding gamma-glutamyl-gamma-aminobutyrate hydrolase family protein, yielding MAQVKRRHKRPIIGVTGPQKGGLAAWWCTNLCVRLGGGIPLRLTPMRPVGADVLDGIIIGGGADVDPSLYGDPVDNEELLLIESAGEEDQRPALGSQLISLLIAPLLFVARRLLSTKNPRQFDSARDMLETSLIRTALEQDIPILGICRGAQLINIVSGGTLFRDLSSFYGEVPRLYSVLPRKKIVVTPQTCLSQLMGSPVQWVNSLHDQAINTLGQAMVISAREEQQVVQAIESQDHTFVLGVQWHPEYLFYRPAQRALFRHLANCARKHGQENRKIP